The Oryzias melastigma strain HK-1 linkage group LG13, ASM292280v2, whole genome shotgun sequence genome window below encodes:
- the acsl3a gene encoding long-chain-fatty-acid--CoA ligase 3a isoform X2 — protein MKRKEDLNPMLLLLFHLMVFIYTTITFLPSYLLSWGSRAHQGSYGSEKDRAKIIKARSVLGCPEGPYRAVSSSKRLASVLRPGVNTLDKIFAYASTQFPYRDCLGTREVISEEDERQSNGKVFKKVVLGEYRWMSYQETINAATQLGSGLASLGQRPKTNIAIFCETRAEWLIAAQACFAYNFPLVTLYSTLGGPAIAHGLNEAQVSHIITSKELLETRLKAILPEVPRLQHIIIVDNTPTTWPGYPANISIHNMAAVQRLGAMPENTCERKQPLPSDIAVIMYTSGSTGVPKGVMISHSNIIASITGMAERIPNLSEDDTYIGYLPLAHVLELCAEHVCIAHGCRIGYSSPQTLADQSTKIKKGSKGDASILQPTLMAAVPEIMDRIYKNVMGKVEEMNSIQRTLFILAYNYKLDQLAKGRSTPLCDRLVFRKVRALLGGRTRVLLSGGAPLSAATQRFMNVCLCCPVGQGYGLTETCGAGTICELWDYSTGRVGGPLVCCEIKLKDWTEGGYRSTDKPHPRGEILIGGPNVTMGYYKCDAKKQEDFFVDENGQRWFCTGDIGEVHDDGCLKIIDRKKDLVKLQAGEYVSLGKVEAALKNCPLVDNICVYANSDETYVIGFLVPNQRQLLALAGQYGIRGSREELCNSKAIEELVLKAITEAALTAQLERFEIPRKIRLSSEPWTPETGLVTDAFKLKRKELKTHYKEDIERMYGGK, from the exons ATGAAGCGAAAGGAGGACCTGAACcccatgctgctgctgctctttcaTCTCATGGTCTTCATCTACACTACCATCACATTCCTGCCTTCATACCTCCTCAGCTGGGGTTCAAGAGCACACCAAGGCTCTTATGGTTCAGAGAAAGACAGAGCCAAGATAATCAAGGCTCGCTCCGTCCTGGGATGTCCAGAGGGACCCTACAGAGCAGTCAGCTCCTCAAAAAGGCTGGCATCAGTACTACGCCCTGGAGTCAATACCTTGGATAAGATCTTTGCCTACGCCTCCACACAGTTCCCATACAGAGACTGCCTCGGGACCAGGGAGGTGATCAGTGAGGAGGATGAGCGACAGAGTAATGGCAAGGTGTTCAAGAAG GTAGTTCTGGGTGAGTACCGATGGATGTCTTACCAGGAGACCATTAACGCAGCAACTCAGCTGGGCAGTGGCTTGGCATCGTTGGGGCAGCGGCCAAAAACCAACATCGCCATCTTCTGTGAGACCAGAGCAGAATGGCTTATTGCTGCCCAGGCCTGCTTTGCATACAATTTCCCAC TGGTGACTCTTTACTCCACGCTGGGAGGACCAGCTATCGCTCACGGGCTCAACGAGGCTCAAGTTTCTCACATCATTACCAGCAAAGAACTTCTGGAGACCAGGCTGAAG GCCATCCTTCCCGAGGTGCCCAGGCTGCAGCACATCATCATAGTGGATAACACACCAACCACTTGGCCTGGCTATCCAGCTAACATAAGCATCCACAACATGGCTGCAGTTCAGAGGCTGGGGGCCATGCCGGAGAACA CTTGTGAGCGAAAGCAGCCGCTGCCCTCAGACATCGCCGTGATCATGTACACCAGTGGATCCACAGGCGTTCCCAAAGGTGTCATGATCTCCCACAGCAACATCATTGCCAGCATCACAGGGATGGCGGAGAGGATCCCCAATCTGAG CGAGGACGACACGTACATTGGCTACCTTCCTCTGGCACATGTGTTGGAGTTGTGTGCAGAGCATGTGTGCATCGCTCATGGCTGCAGGATCGGCTATTCCTCACCTCAAACTCTTGCTGATCAG TCAACTAAGATCAAGAAAGGAAGCAAAGGAGACGCCAGCATCCTGCAGCCCACCCTGATGGCAGCGGTCCCG GAGATCATGGACCGCATCTACAAGAATGTGATGGGTAAGGTGGAGGAGATGAACAGCATCCAGCGAACACTCTTCATCCTGGCGTACAACTACAAGCTGGATCAGCTCGCCAAGGGCCGCAGCACGCCGCTGTGTGACAG GCTGGTGTTCAGAAAGGTGCGAGCGCTGCTGGGAGGACGGACGCGGGTTCTGTTGTCAGGCGGGGCGCCGCTCTCTGCAGCGACGCAGCGCTTCATGAACGTGTGTCTATGCTGCCCGGTGGGGCAGGGCTACGGGCTGACGGAGACCTGCGGCGCCGGAACTATTTGTGAAC TGTGGGACTACAGCACCGGCAGAGTTGGAGGTCCACTGGTTTGCTGTGAGATCAAGCTGAAAGACTGGACAGAAG GTGGTTACAGGAGCACCGATAAACCTCACCCCAGAGGCGAGATCCTCATCGGAGGACCCAACGTCACCATGGGGTACTACAAATGCGATGCCAAAAAACAGGAAGACTTCTTTGTGGACGAGAACGGCCAGCGGTGGTTCTGTACCGGAGACATTGGAGAAGTTCATGACGACGGATGCCTGAAGATAATCG ATCGTAAGAAAGACTTGGTGAAGCTGCAGGCGGGGGAGTACGTGTCTCTGGGAAAGGTGGAGGCGGCGCTGAAGAACTGCCCTCTGGTTGACAACATTTGTGTTTATGCCAACAG CGATGAGACGTACGTGATTGGCTTCCTGGTGCCCAATCAGAGGCAGCTGCTGGCTCTGGCGGGTCAGTACGGTATCCGCGGCTCGCGGGAGGAGCTGTGCAACAGCAAAGCTATAGAGGAGCTGGTTCTGAAGGCCATCACTGAAGCGGCTCTGACAG CCCAGTTGGAGCGCTTTGAGATCCCTCGTAAGATCCGCCTGAGTTCAGAACCCTGGACCCCAGAGACCGGATTAGTGACCGACGCCTTCAAGCTCAAACGCAAGGAGCTGAAGACGCATTATAAGGAGGATATTGAGAGAATGTACGGCGGGAAATAG
- the acsl3a gene encoding long-chain-fatty-acid--CoA ligase 3a isoform X1 produces MKRKEDLNPMLLLLFHLMVFIYTTITFLPSYLLSWGSRAHQGSYGSEKDRAKIIKARSVLGCPEGPYRAVSSSKRLASVLRPGVNTLDKIFAYASTQFPYRDCLGTREVISEEDERQSNGKVFKKVVLGEYRWMSYQETINAATQLGSGLASLGQRPKTNIAIFCETRAEWLIAAQACFAYNFPLVTLYSTLGGPAIAHGLNEAQVSHIITSKELLETRLKAILPEVPRLQHIIIVDNTPTTWPGYPANISIHNMAAVQRLGAMPENTACERKQPLPSDIAVIMYTSGSTGVPKGVMISHSNIIASITGMAERIPNLSEDDTYIGYLPLAHVLELCAEHVCIAHGCRIGYSSPQTLADQSTKIKKGSKGDASILQPTLMAAVPEIMDRIYKNVMGKVEEMNSIQRTLFILAYNYKLDQLAKGRSTPLCDRLVFRKVRALLGGRTRVLLSGGAPLSAATQRFMNVCLCCPVGQGYGLTETCGAGTICELWDYSTGRVGGPLVCCEIKLKDWTEGGYRSTDKPHPRGEILIGGPNVTMGYYKCDAKKQEDFFVDENGQRWFCTGDIGEVHDDGCLKIIDRKKDLVKLQAGEYVSLGKVEAALKNCPLVDNICVYANSDETYVIGFLVPNQRQLLALAGQYGIRGSREELCNSKAIEELVLKAITEAALTAQLERFEIPRKIRLSSEPWTPETGLVTDAFKLKRKELKTHYKEDIERMYGGK; encoded by the exons ATGAAGCGAAAGGAGGACCTGAACcccatgctgctgctgctctttcaTCTCATGGTCTTCATCTACACTACCATCACATTCCTGCCTTCATACCTCCTCAGCTGGGGTTCAAGAGCACACCAAGGCTCTTATGGTTCAGAGAAAGACAGAGCCAAGATAATCAAGGCTCGCTCCGTCCTGGGATGTCCAGAGGGACCCTACAGAGCAGTCAGCTCCTCAAAAAGGCTGGCATCAGTACTACGCCCTGGAGTCAATACCTTGGATAAGATCTTTGCCTACGCCTCCACACAGTTCCCATACAGAGACTGCCTCGGGACCAGGGAGGTGATCAGTGAGGAGGATGAGCGACAGAGTAATGGCAAGGTGTTCAAGAAG GTAGTTCTGGGTGAGTACCGATGGATGTCTTACCAGGAGACCATTAACGCAGCAACTCAGCTGGGCAGTGGCTTGGCATCGTTGGGGCAGCGGCCAAAAACCAACATCGCCATCTTCTGTGAGACCAGAGCAGAATGGCTTATTGCTGCCCAGGCCTGCTTTGCATACAATTTCCCAC TGGTGACTCTTTACTCCACGCTGGGAGGACCAGCTATCGCTCACGGGCTCAACGAGGCTCAAGTTTCTCACATCATTACCAGCAAAGAACTTCTGGAGACCAGGCTGAAG GCCATCCTTCCCGAGGTGCCCAGGCTGCAGCACATCATCATAGTGGATAACACACCAACCACTTGGCCTGGCTATCCAGCTAACATAAGCATCCACAACATGGCTGCAGTTCAGAGGCTGGGGGCCATGCCGGAGAACA CAGCTTGTGAGCGAAAGCAGCCGCTGCCCTCAGACATCGCCGTGATCATGTACACCAGTGGATCCACAGGCGTTCCCAAAGGTGTCATGATCTCCCACAGCAACATCATTGCCAGCATCACAGGGATGGCGGAGAGGATCCCCAATCTGAG CGAGGACGACACGTACATTGGCTACCTTCCTCTGGCACATGTGTTGGAGTTGTGTGCAGAGCATGTGTGCATCGCTCATGGCTGCAGGATCGGCTATTCCTCACCTCAAACTCTTGCTGATCAG TCAACTAAGATCAAGAAAGGAAGCAAAGGAGACGCCAGCATCCTGCAGCCCACCCTGATGGCAGCGGTCCCG GAGATCATGGACCGCATCTACAAGAATGTGATGGGTAAGGTGGAGGAGATGAACAGCATCCAGCGAACACTCTTCATCCTGGCGTACAACTACAAGCTGGATCAGCTCGCCAAGGGCCGCAGCACGCCGCTGTGTGACAG GCTGGTGTTCAGAAAGGTGCGAGCGCTGCTGGGAGGACGGACGCGGGTTCTGTTGTCAGGCGGGGCGCCGCTCTCTGCAGCGACGCAGCGCTTCATGAACGTGTGTCTATGCTGCCCGGTGGGGCAGGGCTACGGGCTGACGGAGACCTGCGGCGCCGGAACTATTTGTGAAC TGTGGGACTACAGCACCGGCAGAGTTGGAGGTCCACTGGTTTGCTGTGAGATCAAGCTGAAAGACTGGACAGAAG GTGGTTACAGGAGCACCGATAAACCTCACCCCAGAGGCGAGATCCTCATCGGAGGACCCAACGTCACCATGGGGTACTACAAATGCGATGCCAAAAAACAGGAAGACTTCTTTGTGGACGAGAACGGCCAGCGGTGGTTCTGTACCGGAGACATTGGAGAAGTTCATGACGACGGATGCCTGAAGATAATCG ATCGTAAGAAAGACTTGGTGAAGCTGCAGGCGGGGGAGTACGTGTCTCTGGGAAAGGTGGAGGCGGCGCTGAAGAACTGCCCTCTGGTTGACAACATTTGTGTTTATGCCAACAG CGATGAGACGTACGTGATTGGCTTCCTGGTGCCCAATCAGAGGCAGCTGCTGGCTCTGGCGGGTCAGTACGGTATCCGCGGCTCGCGGGAGGAGCTGTGCAACAGCAAAGCTATAGAGGAGCTGGTTCTGAAGGCCATCACTGAAGCGGCTCTGACAG CCCAGTTGGAGCGCTTTGAGATCCCTCGTAAGATCCGCCTGAGTTCAGAACCCTGGACCCCAGAGACCGGATTAGTGACCGACGCCTTCAAGCTCAAACGCAAGGAGCTGAAGACGCATTATAAGGAGGATATTGAGAGAATGTACGGCGGGAAATAG
- the kcne4 gene encoding potassium voltage-gated channel subfamily E member 4 — translation MENLENSTPSLKRVTPQTQSTAGSQAANADGNAYLYILIVMSFYAVFLCGIMLGYFRSKRREKRRVNIFTRLVHEEQQREWGTLPKKHSLTFAATAAGLSLPFCGNHGNHFGLRRHEGSSASALACALCAEQSSISSLCSSAETRIAIEEESDGEHPKGGSEHSDSG, via the coding sequence ATGGAGAACTTGGAAAACTCCACGCCATCACTCAAGCGCGTGACCCCTCAGACCCAAAGCACCGCGGGATCCCAGGCAGCCAACGCGGATGGAAACGCATACCTCTACATTTTAATCGTCATGAGTTTTTATGCCGTCTTTCTGTGCGGCATCATGCTAGGTTACTTCCGCTCAAAGAGAAGGGAGAAAAGGAGGGTCAACATCTTCACGCGCCTCGTGCACGAGGAGCAGCAGAGGGAGTGGGGCACGCTGCCCAAAAAGCACAGCCTCACCTTCGCGGCCACAGCCGCGGGGCTGTCCCTCCCCTTCTGCggtaaccatggcaaccactTCGGACTCCGCCGCCACGAGGGCTCGTCGGCATCTGCGCTGGCGTGCGCGCTGTGCGCGGAGCAGAGCAGCATCAGCTCGCTGTGCTCCTCCGCGGAAACGCGCATCGCCATCGAGGAGGAGTCGGACGGGGAGCACCCCAAGGGCGGATCGGAGCACAGCGACTCCGGCTGA